A genomic stretch from Flavobacterium nitratireducens includes:
- a CDS encoding zinc ribbon domain-containing protein, with protein sequence MTNTKELSVEDKLRAIYDLQLIDSRIDEIRNVRGELPLEVEDLEDEVAGLSTRSEKLKAELEVIEEQIKAKKNSIDEHKEAIKKYTKQQESVRNNREFNSLSKEIEFQELEIQLAEKQIKEMKASIEHKKEIIAQSKEKLELKSNHLKHKKLELDDIMAETAKEEEFLTQKSQEFQEQIEERLLAAYKRIRSSVRNGLAVVSIERGASAGSFFTIPPQTQVEIASRKKIIIDEHSGRILVDSSLAEEEKQKMENLFASI encoded by the coding sequence ATGACTAATACGAAAGAATTAAGTGTTGAGGACAAGTTAAGAGCCATCTACGATTTACAATTGATTGACTCTAGAATTGACGAAATTAGAAATGTAAGAGGGGAACTTCCTCTTGAAGTGGAAGATTTAGAAGATGAAGTTGCTGGTTTAAGCACTCGTTCTGAGAAACTAAAAGCAGAGCTTGAAGTAATTGAAGAGCAAATTAAAGCTAAAAAGAATAGCATCGATGAGCACAAAGAAGCTATCAAAAAATATACTAAACAACAAGAAAGTGTTCGTAACAATAGAGAATTCAACTCTTTAAGTAAAGAAATTGAATTCCAAGAACTTGAAATCCAATTAGCTGAAAAGCAAATAAAGGAAATGAAAGCTTCTATCGAGCACAAAAAAGAAATCATTGCTCAATCTAAAGAGAAATTAGAATTAAAATCGAATCACCTAAAACACAAAAAATTAGAGTTAGATGATATCATGGCAGAAACTGCTAAAGAAGAAGAATTCTTAACTCAAAAATCGCAAGAATTCCAAGAGCAAATCGAGGAAAGATTGTTAGCCGCTTACAAAAGAATTCGTTCTAGCGTACGTAACGGATTAGCAGTAGTTTCGATTGAAAGAGGTGCTTCTGCAGGATCATTTTTCACTATTCCACCACAAACTCAGGTAGAAATTGCTTCTAGAAAGAAAATCATCATCGATGAGCATTCAGGAAGAATTTTAGTTGACAGTAGTTTAGCTGAAGAAGAAAAACAAAAAATGGAAAACTTATTCGCAAGTATTTAA
- a CDS encoding alpha/beta hydrolase: MKKAVYFLLTKSIGIYINLLSFIVPDKATQIAHGYFSMPRKGKFKKNKLPKFLEEAQLETVSHNGDSIQTYIWKGNETIILLVHGWESNSSRWKKMLPYLKQSGSTIIAIDGPAQGLSSGTEFTVPKYAEFIDIVAQKYQANYIIGHSLGGKTSLYYQYKYQNPTVQKMVILGAPSDFNVIFNNFIRLLSLNDKIVKALEVKYTSILEQNLHQFSAHEFASNINVKGFLAHDIDDIIVLFKEGKKIAQSWKDVQFVETKGLGHKLHDEELYQKVYQFLFE, from the coding sequence ATGAAGAAAGCTGTTTACTTCCTCCTTACAAAATCGATTGGGATCTATATCAATCTCCTGAGTTTTATTGTTCCAGACAAGGCAACCCAAATAGCACATGGTTATTTTAGTATGCCTAGAAAAGGAAAATTCAAAAAAAACAAATTACCTAAATTCCTTGAAGAAGCCCAACTTGAAACGGTTTCACACAATGGGGATTCCATTCAAACCTACATTTGGAAAGGTAACGAAACCATTATTTTACTCGTTCACGGCTGGGAAAGCAATTCTTCCCGCTGGAAAAAAATGCTGCCTTACTTAAAACAATCGGGTAGCACCATTATAGCTATTGATGGTCCTGCGCAAGGACTCTCTAGTGGAACCGAATTTACAGTGCCTAAATATGCTGAATTTATTGATATTGTAGCCCAAAAATACCAAGCCAACTACATTATAGGACATTCTTTAGGTGGAAAAACAAGCTTGTATTACCAATACAAATACCAAAATCCTACCGTTCAAAAAATGGTTATTTTAGGAGCGCCTAGTGATTTCAATGTTATTTTCAATAATTTTATTCGATTACTTAGCTTAAATGATAAGATTGTAAAAGCCTTAGAAGTTAAATACACCTCTATTTTAGAACAAAATCTGCACCAATTTAGCGCTCATGAATTTGCTTCTAACATTAATGTCAAAGGATTTTTAGCCCATGACATTGATGATATCATTGTGCTTTTTAAAGAAGGAAAAAAAATTGCGCAATCCTGGAAAGATGTCCAATTTGTGGAAACAAAAGGTTTAGGGCATAAACTTCATGACGAAGAACTGTATCAAAAAGTATATCAGTTTCTTTTTGAATAA
- a CDS encoding purine-nucleoside phosphorylase → MWELVQETVSYIKNKTNFTPDYGVILGSGLGSFTDDISIEFTLPYSEIPNFPVSTVEGHKGALVFGTVGTKKVVAMQGRFHYYEGYSMQEVTFPVRVMKYLGVQKLIVSNASGGVNPNYRVGDIVLIYDHINLVPEHPLRGKNEERFGPRFVNMSEPYSKKMIALAKELAQKNNIEVKDGIYLGLQGPTFETLAEYKMVKILGADCVGMSTVPEVIVARHMDLETFGVSVITDMGNEESIETISHDEVLEAARKAEPKVRKLIQELILNY, encoded by the coding sequence ATGTGGGAACTTGTACAGGAAACCGTTAGTTATATTAAAAATAAAACCAATTTTACACCAGATTATGGAGTGATTTTAGGTTCAGGATTAGGAAGTTTTACGGATGATATTTCCATCGAATTTACCCTGCCTTACTCCGAAATTCCTAATTTTCCAGTTTCTACTGTTGAAGGTCACAAAGGAGCACTAGTTTTTGGAACCGTTGGTACAAAAAAAGTGGTCGCTATGCAAGGTCGCTTTCATTATTATGAGGGTTATTCGATGCAGGAAGTGACTTTTCCAGTTCGTGTCATGAAGTATTTAGGTGTTCAAAAATTGATTGTTTCGAATGCTTCGGGAGGAGTAAATCCGAACTATAGAGTAGGTGATATTGTGCTAATTTATGATCATATCAATTTGGTTCCGGAACATCCGTTGCGTGGAAAAAATGAGGAACGTTTTGGACCAAGATTCGTTAATATGAGCGAACCTTATTCTAAAAAGATGATTGCTCTTGCAAAAGAGTTAGCTCAAAAAAATAATATTGAAGTCAAAGACGGAATTTATTTGGGTTTGCAAGGGCCTACATTCGAAACTTTAGCCGAATATAAAATGGTTAAAATTCTAGGAGCTGATTGTGTAGGAATGTCAACCGTTCCCGAAGTTATTGTAGCGCGTCATATGGATCTAGAAACTTTTGGAGTATCTGTCATTACCGATATGGGTAATGAAGAAAGTATTGAAACAATTTCTCATGATGAGGTTCTAGAAGCTGCTCGTAAAGCAGAACCAAAAGTTCGAAAGTTAATCCAAGAATTGATTTTGAACTAT
- the lpxK gene encoding tetraacyldisaccharide 4'-kinase — MILLRKILFPFAILYGLITSIRNFLFDKGILKSYSFDLPMIAVGNLSVGGTGKTPQIEYLIRLLSKDYKVATLSRGYKRKSEGFVLADANANATILGDEPFQFFQKFPQIQVAVDANRKNGIEQLLSQTSKPEVILLDDAYQHRKVKAGFYILLTAYGDIYADDFMLPTGNLRESSSGSERADVVVVTKCPPDLPEAEQLLIKKKLNLATHQELFFSCIAYDEYIYSENKKLAVADIKEETKLLLAGIAKPEPFFAYLKNSKDVCLTYPDHHHFSENDIQEIRGKAQDAIIITTEKDYVRLKGSLPNEQLFYLPIQSKLLSNADLFDKIINDYVGTCTGNR; from the coding sequence ATGATTTTACTTAGAAAAATACTCTTTCCTTTCGCCATTTTGTATGGTTTGATAACCAGTATTCGTAATTTTCTTTTTGATAAAGGCATTTTAAAATCCTATAGTTTTGATTTGCCTATGATTGCTGTTGGAAATTTGTCGGTAGGAGGAACGGGTAAAACGCCTCAGATTGAATATTTGATTCGTTTGCTTTCTAAAGATTATAAAGTGGCTACTTTAAGCCGTGGATATAAAAGAAAATCCGAAGGTTTTGTTTTAGCTGATGCCAATGCGAATGCCACAATTTTGGGTGATGAACCTTTTCAGTTTTTTCAAAAGTTTCCCCAGATTCAGGTGGCTGTTGATGCCAATAGAAAAAATGGAATAGAGCAATTACTTTCTCAAACTTCAAAACCCGAGGTGATTTTATTGGATGATGCCTATCAGCACCGAAAAGTAAAAGCAGGATTTTATATATTACTAACGGCTTACGGAGATATTTATGCAGATGATTTTATGTTGCCAACTGGGAATTTGCGTGAAAGCAGCAGTGGTTCTGAACGTGCCGATGTAGTAGTGGTTACTAAATGTCCTCCGGATCTTCCGGAAGCAGAACAACTTTTGATAAAAAAGAAATTAAATTTAGCCACTCATCAGGAATTGTTTTTTAGTTGTATTGCTTACGATGAGTACATCTATTCTGAAAACAAGAAACTAGCAGTAGCCGACATAAAGGAAGAAACCAAATTACTTTTGGCCGGAATTGCTAAACCAGAGCCTTTTTTCGCTTATTTAAAGAATTCAAAAGATGTGTGTTTGACCTATCCGGATCATCATCATTTTTCTGAAAATGATATTCAGGAAATTAGAGGCAAAGCACAGGATGCTATCATTATTACTACCGAAAAAGATTATGTGCGATTAAAAGGAAGTTTGCCAAACGAACAATTATTTTACTTGCCAATCCAAAGTAAATTGCTTTCTAATGCCGATTTGTTTGATAAAATAATAAACGATTATGTGGGAACTTGTACAGGAAACCGTTAG
- a CDS encoding Nif3-like dinuclear metal center hexameric protein, with amino-acid sequence MTIKEIISVLEEMAPLAYAEDFDNVGLLVGDQSAEATGVLVCHDALENVIDEAIDKNCNLVVCFHPILFSGIKKITGKNYVERAILKAIKNDIAIYAVHTALDNHQQGVNKIFCDALGLTKTKILIPKQNFIRKLITYTIPENAEKLRNALFNAGAGKIGNYEDCSFNSKGIGTYMGNEDSNPEIGERFEFVETDEIKIEVTFEKYLESKILKALFKNHVYEEVAYEVYDLQNQHQNIGLGMIGELENPMDETAFLNMVKDKMQSDGIRHSAFLGKPIKKVAVLGGSGSFAIKNAIQSGADAFLTADLKYHQFYEAENRLILADIGHFESERYTKNYIVDYLRKKILNFAIILSEENTNPVKYL; translated from the coding sequence ATGACAATCAAAGAAATAATTTCCGTACTCGAAGAAATGGCTCCATTAGCCTACGCCGAAGATTTTGACAATGTAGGTTTACTGGTTGGTGATCAAAGTGCCGAAGCCACTGGCGTTTTAGTTTGTCATGATGCCTTAGAAAATGTAATTGACGAAGCTATCGACAAAAACTGCAATTTAGTGGTTTGCTTCCACCCTATTTTATTTTCGGGTATCAAAAAAATTACGGGTAAGAATTATGTAGAACGTGCCATTTTGAAAGCCATTAAAAATGATATTGCCATTTATGCCGTTCACACTGCTTTAGACAATCATCAACAAGGTGTGAACAAAATTTTCTGCGATGCTCTAGGATTAACTAAAACGAAAATATTAATTCCGAAACAAAATTTTATTCGAAAATTAATTACCTATACCATTCCTGAAAATGCCGAAAAACTGCGCAATGCTCTATTTAACGCAGGTGCAGGGAAAATTGGCAACTACGAAGATTGTAGTTTTAATTCGAAAGGAATTGGAACTTATATGGGTAATGAAGATAGTAATCCAGAAATCGGAGAACGATTTGAATTTGTAGAAACCGATGAAATCAAAATTGAAGTTACTTTTGAAAAATATTTAGAATCTAAAATTCTAAAAGCCCTTTTTAAAAACCATGTGTACGAAGAAGTCGCATATGAAGTTTATGATTTGCAAAACCAACATCAAAATATTGGTTTGGGAATGATTGGCGAATTAGAAAATCCAATGGACGAAACTGCTTTTTTAAACATGGTAAAAGACAAAATGCAGTCCGATGGGATTCGTCATTCCGCCTTTTTAGGAAAACCAATTAAAAAAGTTGCAGTTTTAGGTGGCTCCGGAAGTTTTGCTATCAAAAATGCCATTCAGTCTGGAGCTGATGCTTTTTTGACTGCCGATTTGAAATATCACCAGTTTTACGAAGCCGAAAATCGACTAATTTTAGCCGATATTGGACATTTTGAAAGTGAACGCTATACAAAAAATTATATTGTTGATTATCTTCGAAAAAAAATCCTTAATTTTGCCATCATTTTATCAGAAGAAAATACAAATCCAGTTAAGTACTTATAG